From a region of the Brevibacterium siliguriense genome:
- a CDS encoding UvrD-helicase domain-containing protein, protein MTAAAEHTDHAAGADSRAAELLTGLNPRQREAVIHTGSPLLIVAGAGSGKTTVLTRRIAYALATGRAHPGEVLAITFTNKAAKEMAERVSSIVGPASRAMWVSTFHSSCVRILRREAKVLGMKSNFTIYDAQDAQRLVAQILKELGLDSKKYAPRAILHRISNLKNELQTPDDFIPRPNNPADEVLADVFKRYTSRLRLANAFDFDDLIAETVHLFGAFPEVADSYRRRFRHILVDEYQDTNPAQYALIKALAGDGAGGPTGAELTVVGDADQSIYAFRGATVRNIVEFEKDFPNADTILLEQNYRSTQNILDAANAVIANNDDRREKKLWTSEGSGEQIVGWVAENEQGEARFIVDRIDDLIDDEKYTYGDFAVFYRTNAQSRAIEDALVRSGIPYKVVGGTRFYERKEIKDALAYLRVVANPDDDVNLRRILNVPKRSIGDRTEGLIADFADRENISFCTALGRLDEIPHLSSRALTSVQKFYDLMQDLRSTAESSPLSRVIEAILEQSGYLESLQKSTDPQDESRVDNLAELVAVAEDFVATREAAAVAEPDAAEADTGTEATAAHETTETETESAAEAADPDVDDDGSAGASTAPGVGPAAIDQFLEQVALASDTDQIPDAELGQVTLMTLHTAKGLEFPVVFLTGLEDGGFPHSRSFENPQELSEERRLAYVGLTRARQRLLVTRAETRSMWGQPQYNPPSRFLSEIPENLINWENTGSFSGGFGSGGFGSGGYSSGYSGGSRGFGSSRSSGSGSRSRSSASSSAPVAGFPNRIRPNREVISVEVGEKVSHESFGLGTVTEVNGTGDKTVAVVDFGSAGSKRLLLRYAPIEKLS, encoded by the coding sequence ATGACTGCTGCAGCTGAACACACCGACCATGCCGCCGGCGCCGACTCCCGAGCGGCCGAACTCCTCACCGGACTCAACCCCAGACAACGCGAGGCCGTGATCCACACGGGATCCCCGCTGCTCATCGTCGCCGGGGCCGGATCGGGCAAGACGACCGTGCTCACCCGACGCATCGCCTATGCCCTGGCCACCGGTCGCGCCCACCCCGGCGAAGTCCTGGCGATCACGTTCACGAACAAGGCCGCGAAGGAGATGGCCGAACGCGTGTCCTCGATCGTCGGCCCCGCCTCCCGCGCCATGTGGGTCTCGACCTTCCACTCCTCGTGCGTGCGCATCCTCCGCCGCGAGGCGAAGGTGCTGGGCATGAAGTCGAACTTCACGATCTACGACGCCCAGGACGCTCAGCGACTCGTCGCCCAGATCCTCAAGGAACTCGGCCTCGACTCGAAGAAGTACGCCCCGCGGGCCATCCTGCACCGGATCTCCAACCTCAAGAACGAGCTGCAGACCCCCGACGACTTCATCCCGCGGCCCAACAACCCCGCCGATGAGGTGCTCGCCGACGTCTTCAAGCGCTATACCTCCCGTCTGCGGCTGGCCAATGCCTTCGACTTCGATGACCTCATCGCAGAGACCGTCCACCTCTTCGGGGCCTTCCCCGAGGTGGCCGATTCCTACCGTCGCCGGTTCCGCCACATCCTCGTCGACGAGTACCAGGACACGAACCCCGCACAGTACGCCCTGATCAAGGCGCTGGCCGGTGACGGAGCAGGAGGGCCGACGGGCGCCGAACTCACCGTCGTCGGCGACGCCGACCAGTCCATCTATGCCTTCCGCGGCGCCACGGTGCGCAATATCGTCGAATTCGAGAAGGACTTCCCGAACGCGGACACCATTCTGCTGGAGCAGAACTACCGTTCGACGCAGAACATCCTCGACGCAGCCAATGCCGTGATCGCGAACAACGACGACCGCAGGGAGAAGAAACTGTGGACCTCTGAGGGCTCCGGCGAGCAGATCGTCGGCTGGGTGGCCGAGAACGAACAGGGAGAGGCCCGGTTCATCGTCGACCGCATCGACGACCTCATCGACGACGAGAAGTACACCTACGGTGACTTTGCGGTCTTCTACCGCACCAACGCACAGTCACGTGCTATCGAAGACGCGCTGGTCCGCTCCGGAATCCCGTACAAGGTCGTCGGCGGCACCCGCTTCTACGAGCGCAAGGAGATCAAGGACGCCCTCGCCTACCTGCGCGTGGTCGCCAACCCCGATGACGACGTCAATCTGCGCCGCATCCTCAATGTGCCCAAACGCTCCATCGGCGACCGCACCGAAGGCCTCATCGCCGACTTCGCCGACCGGGAGAACATCAGCTTCTGCACCGCCCTGGGCCGCCTCGACGAGATCCCGCACCTGAGTTCGCGCGCCCTGACCTCGGTGCAGAAGTTCTATGACCTCATGCAGGATCTGCGCTCCACCGCCGAATCCTCCCCGCTCTCCCGCGTCATCGAGGCGATCCTCGAACAGTCCGGGTACCTCGAATCGCTGCAGAAGAGCACGGACCCGCAGGACGAATCCCGCGTCGACAACCTCGCCGAGCTCGTCGCCGTGGCCGAGGACTTCGTCGCCACTCGCGAAGCCGCCGCGGTCGCGGAGCCGGATGCCGCCGAAGCGGACACCGGCACCGAGGCGACCGCCGCCCATGAGACGACCGAGACAGAGACCGAATCCGCTGCCGAGGCAGCCGATCCCGACGTCGATGACGACGGTTCCGCTGGCGCCTCCACCGCACCGGGTGTCGGTCCCGCGGCCATCGACCAGTTCCTCGAACAGGTTGCTCTGGCCTCGGACACCGATCAGATTCCCGATGCCGAGCTTGGTCAGGTCACACTGATGACTCTGCACACTGCCAAGGGGCTGGAATTCCCGGTGGTGTTCCTCACCGGGCTCGAAGACGGCGGGTTCCCGCATTCGCGTTCCTTCGAGAATCCGCAGGAGCTGTCGGAGGAGAGGCGTCTGGCCTACGTCGGACTCACGCGTGCTCGGCAGCGGCTGCTCGTGACTCGCGCCGAGACCCGCAGCATGTGGGGCCAGCCCCAGTACAATCCGCCGAGCCGATTCCTGTCCGAGATCCCGGAGAACCTCATCAACTGGGAGAACACGGGCAGCTTCTCCGGAGGCTTCGGGTCGGGAGGTTTCGGTTCCGGCGGCTATTCCTCCGGATACTCGGGCGGATCACGCGGCTTCGGGTCGTCACGGTCGTCCGGAAGCGGATCCCGCTCACGCTCGAGTGCAAGCTCATCGGCACCGGTCGCCGGATTCCCCAACCGGATCCGGCCCAACCGTGAGGTCATCTCCGTCGAGGTCGGTGAGAAGGTCTCGCACGAGTCCTTCGGGCTCGGCACCGTCACGGAGGTCAACGGCACCGGCGACAAGACCGTGGCGGTCGTCGACTTCGGTTCGGCCGGATCGAAGCGACTCCTGCTGCGCTACGCCCCGATCGAAAAGCTCAGCTGA
- a CDS encoding antitoxin, with the protein MGLDDLTNKAKDAMNSDKGEEISDQGLDKATDAANNVTGGKFEDQINQGRDGADDKLGNE; encoded by the coding sequence ATGGGACTCGACGATCTTACTAACAAAGCCAAGGACGCCATGAATAGCGATAAGGGTGAAGAGATCAGCGACCAGGGCCTGGACAAGGCCACGGACGCAGCCAACAATGTCACCGGTGGAAAGTTCGAAGACCAGATCAATCAGGGTCGCGACGGAGCCGATGACAAGCTCGGCAACGAATGA
- a CDS encoding DUF3017 domain-containing protein: MLLGCLLGVAAAAACSVIDFRLGAVVLAVVPASLAGFRAMPPPWTEVWTNRSKVVDITTCLLFAGLLVGLAFVVPLTR; this comes from the coding sequence GTGCTGCTCGGCTGTCTCCTCGGAGTCGCCGCCGCAGCGGCGTGCTCCGTCATCGACTTCCGCCTCGGTGCCGTCGTGCTGGCGGTCGTCCCCGCGAGCCTCGCCGGATTCCGCGCGATGCCGCCGCCGTGGACCGAAGTGTGGACGAACCGGTCGAAGGTCGTCGACATCACGACTTGTCTGCTGTTCGCCGGACTGCTGGTCGGGCTGGCGTTCGTTGTGCCGCTGACCCGCTGA
- the purH gene encoding bifunctional phosphoribosylaminoimidazolecarboxamide formyltransferase/IMP cyclohydrolase, with amino-acid sequence MTGTRAIKRALISVYDKTGLEELARGLHSAGVEIVSTGSTAAKIAEAGAAVTKVEELTGFPECLEGRVKTLHPRVHAGILADSRKPEHLEQLSELEIEPFDLVVVNLYPFADTVASGAGFDDCIEQIDIGGPSMVRAAAKNHPTVTVVTDPADYAAVLDAAVGDGFDLDARRSFAARAFAHTAAYDSAVASWFASELATDEKAAFAGLTGEKIADLRYGENPHQAAAVYSDGTVGIAGAKLLGGKAMSYNNYTDTDAAIRAAFDFHLPAVAIIKHANPCGIAVGETAAAAHKAAHECDPLSAYGGVIATNREVDAELAASIKPIFTECLAAPSFSAEALEILTTKKNLRLLELGDIDVPAAEIKPISGGFLVQDRDAFQASGDSPENWTLAAGPAATPDILADLEFAWKAGRAVKSNAILLAKGGASVGVGMGQVNRVDSAKLAVERAGAERAAGAVAASDAFFPFPDGLQILIDAGVTAVVQPGGSIRDEEVIAAAEEAGITMYLTGSRHFFH; translated from the coding sequence GTGACAGGAACCCGCGCGATCAAGAGAGCGCTGATCAGCGTCTACGACAAGACCGGGCTGGAGGAGCTGGCTCGCGGCCTCCACTCAGCCGGAGTCGAGATCGTGTCGACCGGATCCACGGCAGCCAAGATCGCCGAGGCGGGAGCCGCGGTGACGAAGGTCGAAGAGCTCACCGGGTTCCCCGAGTGCCTCGAAGGACGGGTCAAGACACTCCACCCGCGCGTCCATGCCGGCATCCTCGCCGACTCCCGCAAGCCCGAGCATCTGGAACAGCTGTCCGAACTCGAGATCGAACCCTTCGACCTCGTCGTCGTCAACCTCTACCCGTTCGCCGACACCGTCGCCAGCGGAGCCGGCTTCGACGACTGCATCGAACAGATCGACATCGGCGGACCCTCGATGGTGCGTGCAGCGGCGAAGAACCACCCCACGGTCACCGTCGTGACCGATCCGGCCGATTACGCCGCCGTGCTCGACGCAGCCGTCGGAGACGGGTTCGACCTTGATGCCCGTCGCTCCTTCGCCGCCCGTGCCTTCGCCCACACCGCGGCCTACGATTCGGCGGTAGCCTCCTGGTTTGCCTCTGAACTCGCCACTGACGAGAAGGCCGCCTTCGCCGGCCTCACCGGTGAGAAGATCGCCGACCTGCGCTACGGAGAGAACCCGCACCAGGCCGCCGCCGTGTACTCCGACGGAACCGTGGGGATCGCCGGTGCGAAACTGCTCGGCGGCAAGGCGATGTCATATAACAACTACACGGACACCGATGCCGCGATCCGCGCAGCGTTCGACTTCCACCTGCCGGCCGTGGCCATCATCAAGCACGCGAACCCCTGCGGAATCGCCGTCGGCGAGACCGCGGCTGCGGCGCACAAGGCCGCCCACGAATGCGATCCACTGTCGGCCTACGGCGGAGTCATCGCCACGAACCGTGAGGTCGACGCCGAGCTGGCCGCCTCGATCAAGCCGATCTTCACGGAGTGCTTGGCGGCTCCGTCGTTCAGCGCCGAGGCGCTGGAGATCCTCACGACGAAGAAGAATCTGCGACTGCTCGAACTCGGCGATATCGATGTGCCCGCAGCCGAGATCAAGCCGATCAGCGGTGGGTTCCTCGTCCAGGATCGCGACGCCTTCCAGGCCTCAGGGGACTCTCCCGAGAACTGGACCCTGGCCGCCGGCCCGGCAGCCACCCCCGACATTCTCGCGGACCTCGAATTCGCGTGGAAGGCCGGACGGGCCGTGAAGTCCAACGCGATCTTGCTCGCCAAGGGCGGAGCCTCGGTGGGCGTTGGCATGGGCCAGGTCAACCGCGTCGACTCCGCCAAACTTGCCGTCGAACGGGCCGGAGCCGAACGTGCCGCCGGCGCGGTCGCCGCCTCGGACGCCTTCTTCCCGTTCCCCGACGGTCTGCAGATCCTCATCGACGCAGGGGTCACCGCCGTGGTGCAGCCGGGCGGATCGATCCGCGACGAAGAGGTCATCGCGGCCGCCGAGGAGGCCGGAATCACGATGTACCTGACCGGGAGCCGCCATTTCTTCCACTGA
- the purN gene encoding phosphoribosylglycinamide formyltransferase, with product MRIVLLASGSGTLTQSVIDAFADGTRGVDIVAIGADSATAGVLARAEQHEIPSFVVRPKDFADRDEWNLALKDTVAEFAPDWVVSAGFMRILGPSFVEAFPSRIINTHPALLPSFPGAHGVRDALAHGVKLTGGTIHLVDTGVDTGPIITQYAVPVGDDDTEETVHENIKAREREELVRLLTHLAHTDLVVDGRHVRGYVASAMTAH from the coding sequence GTGCGCATCGTTCTTCTGGCCTCTGGATCCGGTACCCTCACGCAGTCCGTCATCGACGCTTTCGCCGACGGGACCCGTGGAGTCGACATCGTCGCCATCGGGGCCGATTCGGCCACCGCTGGGGTTCTGGCCCGAGCCGAACAGCACGAGATTCCCTCCTTCGTCGTCCGTCCCAAGGACTTCGCCGACCGTGACGAGTGGAACCTGGCGCTGAAGGACACGGTGGCCGAGTTCGCACCGGACTGGGTGGTCTCCGCCGGTTTCATGCGCATCCTCGGTCCCAGCTTCGTCGAGGCCTTCCCGTCCCGGATCATCAACACCCATCCGGCGCTGCTGCCGTCGTTCCCGGGTGCACACGGGGTCCGCGATGCGCTCGCCCATGGGGTGAAGCTGACCGGTGGGACTATCCATCTCGTCGACACCGGAGTCGACACCGGCCCGATCATCACCCAGTACGCGGTGCCCGTCGGCGACGACGACACCGAAGAGACCGTGCACGAGAACATCAAAGCCCGTGAACGCGAAGAGCTCGTGCGCCTGCTGACGCACCTGGCTCACACCGACCTCGTTGTCGACGGTCGACATGTCCGCGGATATGTCGCCTCGGCGATGACCGCCCACTGA
- a CDS encoding cell division protein PerM encodes MHTSPHPQPYRRTIFAALMEVVKIYLIVVPAGFVLAIVFWIIGLGSQLPYSAIPEWAFALWATVSGLSVSTLGFDFSLAPSLVTLGLWFLVATGAKRVACGTAVDCQTDSDEDPGGWWALMGAALGTFVVAYAGPLLVLALVVGQAAVTPLGFLRLFLFLVTAVAWALIRVRGIGDIPGLSLISDETWRVVAGLARRLLWAAVVLGAIVLVVGIVIRWGDVGDTLQVYSSPVAAGTGLIVVQALFAPSIFFSALSWIAGTGVSIGDAGMSSAFRSTSAPVPDVHVLQLLSGDYPAWTAAAPALLVLLGLLCVILGRDRAREIVAESWTGLAVAIAIVFITFEVLALFAGGAMGPLGLSWFGPSALTSALVVTAWIGVGTAAGLLLIRLSGLHSEFADDDEDDVFDENEPEPIGDDIVNEDEPR; translated from the coding sequence ATGCACACTTCTCCTCACCCTCAGCCCTATCGCCGGACGATCTTCGCGGCCCTCATGGAAGTCGTGAAGATCTACCTCATCGTCGTGCCCGCAGGATTCGTCCTTGCCATCGTCTTCTGGATCATCGGGCTCGGCTCGCAGCTGCCGTATTCGGCGATACCCGAATGGGCGTTCGCACTGTGGGCGACGGTGTCAGGACTGAGTGTCTCTACCCTCGGCTTCGACTTCTCACTGGCGCCGAGTCTTGTGACTCTGGGCCTGTGGTTCCTGGTGGCGACTGGCGCTAAACGAGTAGCCTGTGGCACTGCCGTGGACTGTCAGACCGACAGTGACGAGGATCCCGGCGGGTGGTGGGCGCTCATGGGAGCAGCTCTGGGCACCTTCGTCGTGGCCTACGCCGGTCCTCTCCTGGTGCTGGCACTCGTGGTCGGTCAGGCTGCGGTGACTCCGCTCGGATTCCTTCGCCTCTTCCTCTTCCTCGTCACGGCTGTTGCGTGGGCTCTCATTCGAGTGCGAGGAATCGGTGACATTCCCGGACTGTCGTTGATCTCCGACGAGACGTGGCGTGTCGTCGCCGGGCTCGCTCGCCGTCTGCTGTGGGCAGCCGTGGTCCTTGGCGCGATCGTTCTCGTCGTCGGAATCGTGATCCGCTGGGGCGACGTCGGTGACACTCTGCAGGTCTACAGCTCACCGGTCGCCGCAGGAACCGGTCTCATCGTCGTTCAGGCGCTCTTCGCCCCGAGCATCTTCTTCTCGGCCCTGTCGTGGATCGCCGGGACGGGAGTGAGCATCGGCGATGCGGGGATGAGCTCGGCCTTCAGGTCGACCTCTGCGCCGGTGCCCGATGTGCACGTGCTGCAGCTGCTCAGCGGTGACTATCCGGCGTGGACTGCGGCAGCACCGGCACTTCTCGTTCTGCTCGGTCTGCTGTGCGTCATCCTCGGCCGCGACCGAGCCCGCGAAATCGTCGCAGAATCGTGGACGGGGCTCGCAGTCGCAATCGCGATCGTGTTCATCACCTTCGAGGTCCTCGCACTGTTCGCCGGCGGAGCCATGGGTCCGCTGGGTCTGTCCTGGTTCGGACCCTCTGCACTGACATCGGCACTGGTGGTCACGGCGTGGATCGGTGTGGGAACGGCTGCCGGCCTTCTGCTGATCAGGCTCTCCGGTCTGCACTCCGAATTCGCCGATGACGACGAGGATGATGTGTTCGACGAGAATGAACCGGAACCGATCGGCGACGACATCGTCAACGAAGACGAACCGCGATAG
- a CDS encoding zinc ribbon domain-containing protein yields the protein MSNGNDHPNFPPPPSEPPENGGPKPESEPPANEDFPDSSAAAGDETPTSQPHSANGTDSTDGPSESDAQTPTENGSFASGDGSSEPDAPAQSDDGSSVPDDQAPPLGAPASDAPARPTVAPAAPQQNQPPQYSGPSAQNDQSFGPGQNGGSNAPGGPQPVPYPGTPSPSDQPQNGQYPNNQYQNPQQPNGGYPGAQPQGGPRSSGQYSNSAYPGAQNQPPYPGAQNQPPYPGAQNKPGQFDSAQNHSGQYQTGSGPNAQQTGSGPSQAIPQPAPAPGFAGSQTNATRAENRPEKKKGKLPLFITLGAVALVIILVLVGFFVVSSVNKNKYGPDKVAEDYVEALNKGDFAAAEKIAPSARPEGTNLDLLQKEFTDSSSAKIEKAKVESSKVDGDKGTVVVSYELDGSPYNVELSATKDGKQDLFFDKWTMKGPDLNVISIDVPAADGLSVNGKDYKAKSGTTSFAVYPGSYDFTIPKSKWISEASDTAKVNFPKAFAPGGQANKGQVSPTTLNLELSPTGAFDKEVQKQVEKELKKCFDNKSIEPKCDFIKYDPTEIPVGGSDKKLDDLAKKNTAKWDMKEMPKVKASFGAGDTSTGSFFTEKPGKFNFSVDGKRAGSSYFSNGNSLSVSGSVKIDGDKLSVEFFDF from the coding sequence ATGAGCAACGGGAACGATCACCCCAATTTCCCGCCACCCCCAAGCGAGCCTCCGGAGAACGGCGGACCGAAGCCTGAGTCGGAGCCGCCGGCGAATGAGGACTTTCCGGACTCGAGTGCCGCCGCAGGTGACGAGACTCCTACCTCGCAGCCTCATTCCGCGAACGGAACGGATTCCACCGATGGTCCGTCCGAGTCGGATGCGCAGACTCCTACCGAAAACGGCTCTTTCGCCTCCGGCGACGGTTCCTCCGAGCCCGATGCCCCGGCTCAGTCCGACGACGGTTCCTCTGTGCCCGATGATCAGGCGCCGCCCTTGGGAGCCCCGGCCAGCGATGCACCGGCCCGTCCCACGGTCGCTCCAGCGGCTCCGCAGCAGAACCAACCGCCTCAGTACTCGGGGCCCAGTGCCCAGAACGATCAGTCATTCGGCCCCGGCCAGAACGGCGGATCGAATGCTCCGGGCGGCCCCCAGCCGGTCCCCTACCCCGGTACTCCGTCCCCGAGCGATCAGCCTCAGAACGGGCAGTACCCGAACAACCAGTATCAGAACCCGCAGCAGCCGAATGGCGGATACCCCGGTGCTCAGCCGCAGGGCGGCCCGCGGTCGAGTGGTCAGTATTCGAACTCGGCCTACCCGGGCGCTCAGAACCAGCCACCGTACCCCGGCGCTCAGAACCAGCCACCGTACCCCGGCGCTCAGAACAAGCCGGGCCAGTTCGACTCCGCGCAGAACCACTCCGGGCAGTACCAGACGGGTTCGGGCCCGAATGCCCAGCAGACCGGTTCCGGTCCATCGCAGGCGATTCCGCAGCCGGCTCCGGCTCCGGGCTTTGCCGGTTCCCAGACCAACGCAACGCGTGCCGAGAATCGTCCCGAGAAGAAGAAGGGCAAGCTTCCCCTCTTCATCACCCTCGGCGCGGTCGCACTAGTCATCATCCTCGTCCTCGTCGGGTTCTTCGTCGTCAGCAGCGTGAATAAGAACAAGTACGGACCCGACAAGGTTGCCGAGGACTACGTCGAAGCCCTCAACAAGGGTGACTTCGCAGCCGCCGAGAAGATCGCCCCCTCCGCGCGTCCGGAAGGCACGAACCTCGACCTGCTGCAGAAGGAATTCACCGATTCCTCCTCGGCGAAGATCGAGAAGGCCAAGGTCGAATCGTCAAAGGTCGACGGAGACAAGGGAACCGTCGTCGTGTCCTACGAACTCGACGGCAGTCCCTACAACGTGGAACTGTCCGCCACGAAGGACGGCAAGCAGGACCTGTTCTTCGACAAGTGGACGATGAAGGGCCCCGATCTCAACGTCATCTCCATCGATGTTCCCGCCGCCGACGGCCTCTCCGTCAACGGCAAGGACTACAAGGCGAAGTCGGGCACCACCTCGTTCGCCGTCTACCCCGGCAGCTATGACTTCACGATCCCGAAGAGCAAGTGGATCTCCGAGGCTTCCGATACGGCCAAGGTGAACTTCCCGAAGGCCTTCGCCCCCGGCGGACAGGCGAACAAGGGGCAGGTGTCCCCCACCACCCTCAACCTCGAACTGTCCCCGACCGGCGCCTTCGACAAGGAAGTTCAGAAACAGGTCGAGAAGGAACTCAAGAAATGCTTCGACAACAAGAGCATCGAGCCGAAGTGCGACTTCATCAAATACGACCCGACCGAGATTCCCGTCGGCGGTTCGGATAAGAAGCTCGATGACCTGGCGAAGAAGAACACCGCCAAGTGGGACATGAAGGAGATGCCCAAGGTGAAGGCCAGCTTCGGCGCCGGAGACACGAGCACCGGTTCATTCTTCACGGAGAAGCCCGGCAAGTTCAACTTCTCCGTCGACGGCAAGAGGGCCGGATCTTCCTACTTCTCCAACGGCAACTCCCTGTCGGTGTCCGGAAGCGTGAAGATCGACGGAGACAAGCTCTCGGTCGAATTCTTCGACTTCTGA
- a CDS encoding amidase — protein MTTSLADRSAAELAAGFAGGDFDPIDVHSAVVDRMDECEPTINALFHRDDQRSRDAAAASAARWREGRPLSDLDGVPVTIKENIARRGVPLPSGHAWVEMPVADHDAPITERLEEAGAVILGSTTMPDWGMLSSGVSSLHGVSRSPLDPSLTTGGSSAGAGAAAAAGYGPIHIGSDIGGSIRLPCTWLGLAGLKPSFGRVPLDAPYLGRCAGPLARTMPDVKAAMDIISAPDDRDYSRLPRFAADDAQALPGSDTTATFDPRRLRIGVQLDAGCGVAADAQVRSTVTEAADRFSAAGAEVMTLDPFIDDDLLHDMDLFWRVRSWADLKALPVDEQALILPYIQQWAQDGADTSGVDLIGCYHSVQEIRRRTINATSEFDLVISPTAPDAAFPAEQPMPYPLVHEPMGHIGFTMPFNMSEQPAATVLAGFMDDGRTIGVQIAGRRFADEFVMAAGAWFEAAAGLELPTRSVG, from the coding sequence ATGACCACATCGCTTGCCGACCGCAGTGCGGCCGAACTGGCAGCCGGTTTCGCCGGAGGGGACTTCGACCCCATCGACGTGCACTCCGCGGTTGTGGACCGCATGGACGAATGCGAACCGACCATCAACGCCTTGTTCCACCGCGACGACCAACGCTCCCGGGACGCCGCCGCAGCCAGCGCCGCACGCTGGCGTGAGGGACGCCCGCTGAGCGACCTCGACGGGGTTCCCGTGACGATCAAGGAGAACATCGCCCGCCGCGGTGTCCCGCTGCCCAGCGGTCACGCATGGGTGGAGATGCCGGTGGCCGACCACGATGCCCCGATCACCGAGCGCCTCGAAGAAGCCGGCGCCGTCATCCTCGGATCGACGACGATGCCCGACTGGGGAATGCTCTCCTCTGGAGTGTCCTCTTTGCACGGAGTCAGCCGTTCGCCCCTGGACCCGAGCCTGACGACCGGAGGGTCGAGCGCTGGTGCCGGAGCCGCGGCGGCAGCGGGATACGGGCCCATCCACATCGGCTCCGACATCGGCGGATCCATCCGCCTGCCATGCACCTGGCTCGGCCTGGCCGGGCTCAAACCCAGCTTCGGCCGAGTCCCGCTCGATGCCCCCTACCTCGGCAGGTGCGCGGGACCGCTCGCGCGGACGATGCCCGACGTCAAAGCCGCCATGGACATCATCTCTGCCCCGGACGATCGTGACTATTCGCGGCTGCCGCGCTTCGCTGCCGATGACGCGCAGGCTTTGCCGGGCAGCGATACGACCGCGACCTTCGACCCGCGGAGACTGCGCATCGGCGTGCAGCTCGACGCCGGGTGCGGGGTCGCCGCGGATGCTCAGGTGCGATCAACCGTCACCGAGGCGGCCGACCGGTTCTCCGCGGCAGGAGCCGAAGTCATGACGCTCGATCCGTTCATCGACGATGATCTGCTCCACGACATGGACCTGTTCTGGCGGGTGCGGTCGTGGGCCGACCTCAAGGCGCTGCCCGTCGACGAACAGGCGCTCATCCTGCCCTATATCCAGCAGTGGGCCCAGGACGGGGCCGACACCAGCGGAGTCGACCTGATCGGCTGCTATCACAGCGTCCAGGAGATCCGGCGGAGGACGATCAACGCCACCTCAGAGTTCGACCTGGTCATCTCGCCGACGGCTCCGGATGCGGCATTCCCGGCCGAGCAGCCCATGCCGTACCCGCTGGTTCACGAACCCATGGGCCATATCGGGTTCACGATGCCGTTCAACATGTCCGAACAGCCGGCGGCAACGGTGCTGGCCGGATTCATGGACGACGGCCGGACCATCGGCGTGCAGATCGCAGGACGACGCTTCGCCGACGAATTCGTCATGGCCGCCGGTGCCTGGTTCGAGGCCGCGGCCGGACTCGAACTGCCGACACGGTCGGTGGGCTGA